Proteins encoded within one genomic window of Oceanimonas doudoroffii:
- the hemL gene encoding glutamate-1-semialdehyde 2,1-aminomutase: MSKSDELFNQARRFIPGGVNSPVRAFSGVGGTPRFIERADGARMYDVDGNSYIDYVGSWGPMILGHNAAVVKDAVIEAVSRGLSFGAPTGVEVTMAEKVSQLVPSMEQVRMVNSGTEATMSAIRLARGFTGRDKILKFEGCYHGHADCLLVKAGSGALTLGQPNSPGVPADFAKHTLTCTFNDLDSVRAAFEAAPADIACIIVEPVAGNMNCIPPAPGFLEGLRTLCDEFGALLIFDEVMCGFRASLGGAQERFGVKPDLTTLGKIIGGGMPVGAFGGRRDVMEHLAPTGPVYQAGTLSGNPVAMAAGLATLNAIGQPGVYEALERKTKELVDGLQAAADKHGIPFTTNRVGAMFGFFFTEEKNISCYEQVTRCDLGVFKRFFHLMLDHGVYLAPSAFEAGFMSLAHGEQEIADTLAAADKAFAALKG, from the coding sequence ATGTCCAAGTCTGACGAACTCTTTAACCAGGCCCGCCGCTTTATTCCCGGCGGTGTCAACTCACCGGTGCGCGCCTTCAGTGGCGTGGGTGGCACGCCCCGTTTTATCGAGCGCGCCGACGGCGCCCGCATGTATGACGTGGATGGCAACAGTTACATCGATTACGTGGGTTCCTGGGGTCCGATGATTCTGGGCCACAACGCCGCCGTGGTAAAAGATGCGGTGATCGAGGCCGTGTCCCGCGGCCTGAGCTTTGGCGCCCCCACCGGGGTGGAAGTGACCATGGCCGAGAAGGTGTCCCAGCTGGTGCCCTCCATGGAGCAGGTGCGCATGGTCAACTCCGGCACCGAGGCCACCATGAGCGCCATTCGTCTGGCTCGGGGCTTTACCGGTCGCGACAAGATTCTGAAGTTTGAAGGCTGCTACCACGGTCATGCCGACTGCCTGCTGGTCAAGGCCGGCTCCGGTGCCCTGACCCTGGGCCAGCCCAATTCCCCCGGTGTGCCCGCCGACTTTGCCAAGCACACCCTGACCTGCACCTTTAACGATCTGGACTCGGTGCGGGCCGCCTTTGAGGCCGCCCCCGCGGACATCGCCTGTATCATCGTGGAGCCGGTGGCCGGCAACATGAATTGCATTCCCCCCGCCCCCGGCTTCCTGGAAGGCCTGCGCACCCTCTGTGACGAGTTCGGTGCCCTGCTGATCTTTGACGAAGTGATGTGCGGTTTCCGCGCGTCTCTGGGCGGCGCTCAGGAGCGCTTTGGTGTGAAACCCGATCTGACCACCCTGGGCAAGATCATCGGCGGCGGCATGCCGGTGGGCGCCTTTGGCGGTCGCCGTGACGTGATGGAGCACCTGGCGCCCACCGGCCCCGTGTATCAGGCCGGCACCCTGTCCGGCAACCCGGTGGCCATGGCCGCGGGCCTGGCCACCCTGAACGCCATCGGCCAGCCCGGTGTGTACGAAGCCCTGGAGCGAAAAACCAAGGAGCTGGTGGATGGCCTGCAGGCCGCGGCAGACAAGCACGGTATCCCCTTTACCACCAACCGGGTCGGCGCCATGTTTGGTTTCTTCTTTACCGAGGAGAAAAACATCAGTTGCTACGAGCAGGTCACCCGCTGCGATCTGGGCGTCTTCAAGCGCTTCTTCCACCTGATGCTGGATCACGGCGTCTACCTGGCTCCCAGCGCCTTTGAAGCGGGCTTTATGTCTCTGGCCCACGGTGAGCAGGAAATTGCCGACACCCTGGCCGCCGCCGACAAGGCCTTTGCCGCGCTCAAGGGCTAA
- a CDS encoding peptidoglycan DD-metalloendopeptidase family protein has product MPVIRLFRILPRGHRIAISILAAGMGLLTLLPSESALASRDRPTGITVGEPQTLPLEVENIPFIDNRIHTREQVVQIRSGDTLSLIFARLQLPSALLHNISQLSTAAPLQTLHPGDKLTFRLDREDRFVGLQYPLDAARTLEIRQGQDGLESRVHSVELESRNKFAQGKVDSSFWNAGVSAGLSAGQIMSLAGMFAWDLDFALDIRAGDHFTVLFEETYKDGFRVGTGDILAAEFVNQGNVYRAVRHDDGNYYSPEGRAMRKSFLRAPVNFSHISSNFNPRRLHPVTGQVRPHRGIDYAARTGTPVVAAGSGVVTESGYNRFNGNYVFIRHDGTYLTKYLHLHERLVKKGQRVKQEQKIGTVGATGRVTGPHLHYEFLVNGVHQDPKTVKLPQAAKLPAAELARFQPRANQLLAQLTRVSEIMLAKN; this is encoded by the coding sequence ATGCCCGTTATCAGACTGTTCAGAATACTGCCCCGCGGCCACCGCATTGCCATTTCGATTCTCGCCGCCGGCATGGGATTGCTGACCTTGCTCCCCAGCGAATCGGCCCTGGCCAGCCGCGACCGCCCCACCGGGATCACCGTCGGCGAGCCCCAGACCCTGCCGCTGGAGGTGGAAAACATTCCGTTTATCGATAATCGCATCCACACGCGTGAGCAGGTGGTGCAAATCCGCTCCGGCGACACCCTGTCGCTCATCTTTGCCCGACTGCAGCTGCCCTCGGCCCTGCTGCACAATATCAGCCAGCTGTCGACCGCCGCGCCGCTGCAAACCCTGCACCCGGGGGACAAGCTGACCTTTCGCCTTGATCGGGAAGACCGCTTCGTCGGCCTGCAATATCCCCTCGATGCCGCCCGCACCCTGGAAATTCGCCAGGGCCAGGACGGGTTGGAAAGCCGGGTACACAGTGTGGAACTGGAAAGTCGCAACAAGTTTGCCCAGGGCAAGGTCGACTCCAGTTTCTGGAATGCCGGGGTCTCCGCCGGGCTCAGTGCTGGCCAGATCATGAGCCTGGCCGGCATGTTCGCCTGGGATCTGGACTTTGCCCTCGACATTCGCGCCGGCGACCACTTCACCGTGCTGTTTGAAGAAACCTACAAAGACGGCTTTCGCGTGGGCACCGGCGATATTCTTGCCGCCGAGTTCGTGAACCAGGGCAATGTCTATCGGGCGGTGCGCCACGACGACGGCAATTATTACTCGCCGGAAGGCCGGGCCATGCGCAAGAGCTTTCTGCGCGCCCCGGTGAACTTCAGCCATATCAGTTCCAACTTCAACCCGCGCCGGTTGCATCCGGTCACCGGTCAGGTGCGGCCGCACCGCGGCATTGATTATGCCGCCCGCACCGGTACTCCCGTGGTGGCGGCGGGCAGCGGCGTGGTGACCGAGTCGGGCTACAACCGCTTTAACGGCAACTATGTGTTTATTCGCCATGACGGCACCTACCTCACCAAGTACCTGCACCTGCATGAACGGCTGGTGAAAAAGGGACAGAGGGTGAAGCAGGAGCAAAAAATCGGCACCGTGGGCGCCACCGGCCGAGTGACCGGTCCACACCTGCACTACGAGTTTCTGGTCAACGGCGTGCATCAGGATCCCAAAACCGTCAAGCTGCCCCAGGCCGCCAAGCTGCCGGCGGCAGAGCTGGCCCGCTTTCAGCCCAGGGCCAACCAACTGCTGGCCCAGCTGACCCGGGTCAGCGAGATCATGCTGGCAAAAAATTAG
- a CDS encoding cobalamin-binding protein — translation MTKWLLCLLLVPCLAVAEPRRIVSLAPHITEILFAIGAGDQVVGVDEASDYPEAVARLPKIANYRSINLEGILALNPDLVIAWQSAQSLQVQPLIRLGIEVAYSEPKRLVDLGDDLERFGRLTGHEQQAAQVAAHYRRTLDALREQYRGVTSVSVFYQLNEVPLMSTSRHTWIGQAVSLCGGASITADSPTPYPQIDREFVLARNPEVILAESQQALNAWHAWPELTAVSRRQLFTINVDALHRFTPRTAGGIAALCRQLELARHSGQRLD, via the coding sequence TTGCCGAGCCCAGGCGCATCGTCAGCCTGGCCCCTCACATTACCGAAATCCTGTTCGCCATCGGTGCCGGTGACCAGGTGGTGGGCGTGGACGAAGCCAGCGACTACCCCGAAGCCGTGGCCAGACTGCCCAAAATCGCCAATTATCGTTCCATTAACCTCGAAGGCATTCTTGCCCTGAATCCCGATTTGGTGATCGCCTGGCAAAGCGCCCAGTCACTGCAGGTGCAACCCCTGATTCGGCTGGGCATTGAGGTGGCCTATTCCGAGCCCAAACGGCTTGTCGACCTCGGCGACGATCTGGAGCGTTTTGGCCGGCTCACCGGCCATGAGCAACAGGCCGCACAGGTAGCCGCCCACTACAGGCGCACCCTTGACGCCCTGCGTGAACAGTATCGGGGAGTGACGTCGGTAAGCGTGTTTTATCAGCTGAACGAGGTGCCGCTGATGTCTACCAGCCGCCATACCTGGATTGGCCAGGCGGTCAGCCTGTGCGGAGGCGCCAGCATCACCGCCGACAGTCCCACGCCCTATCCGCAGATCGATCGGGAATTCGTGCTGGCGCGAAACCCCGAGGTGATACTGGCGGAAAGCCAGCAGGCGCTGAACGCCTGGCACGCCTGGCCGGAGCTGACCGCGGTCAGCCGCAGGCAGCTGTTTACCATCAATGTCGACGCCCTGCACCGCTTTACGCCCCGCACCGCCGGCGGCATTGCCGCCCTGTGCCGGCAACTGGAGCTGGCACGGCATTCCGGGCAGCGACTGGATTGA
- the tyrS gene encoding tyrosine--tRNA ligase, with the protein MSQLEAALAEIKRGAEEILVEEELIAKLKEGRPLRVKLGMDPTAPDIHLGHTVILNKLRQFQDLGHEVLLLIGDFTAQVGDPSGKNTTRPPLSAEQVAENAKTYAEQAFKVLDPAKTEIVYNSSWLGELGATGMIRLASKLTVARMLERDDFKKRYASGQSIAIHEFMYPLLQGYDSVALKADVELGGTDQKFNLLMGRELQKDEGMSPQVVLTMPLLEGLDGIKKMSKSAGNYIGVDEAPNEMFGKIMSLSDELMWRYFELLSRRSLDELAALKQEVANGANPRDTKILLAKEIITRYHNEAAAEQAHQDFVQRFQKNAIPDDLPEVTLTAGAEGMGIANLLKDAGLVASTSEALRMIKQGAVKVDGEKLEDGKLQVQPGQAVYQVGKRKFAKVTVA; encoded by the coding sequence ATGTCCCAGCTGGAAGCGGCGCTGGCGGAAATCAAACGTGGTGCCGAAGAGATACTGGTTGAAGAAGAGCTGATTGCCAAGCTGAAGGAAGGTCGTCCGCTGCGGGTGAAACTGGGCATGGATCCTACCGCCCCCGATATTCACCTGGGCCACACCGTGATCCTTAACAAGCTGCGTCAGTTCCAGGACCTGGGTCATGAGGTGCTGCTGCTGATCGGCGACTTTACCGCCCAGGTTGGGGATCCTTCCGGCAAGAACACCACCCGCCCGCCGCTGTCCGCCGAACAGGTGGCAGAGAATGCCAAAACCTATGCCGAGCAGGCGTTCAAGGTGCTGGACCCGGCGAAAACCGAGATAGTGTACAACTCCAGCTGGCTCGGCGAACTGGGTGCTACCGGCATGATTCGGCTGGCTTCCAAGCTGACCGTGGCGCGTATGCTGGAGCGGGACGATTTCAAAAAACGCTACGCGTCCGGCCAGTCCATTGCCATTCACGAGTTTATGTACCCGCTGCTGCAGGGTTACGATTCCGTGGCCCTTAAGGCGGACGTGGAGCTGGGCGGTACCGATCAGAAGTTCAACCTGCTGATGGGCCGCGAGCTGCAGAAGGACGAAGGCATGTCGCCCCAGGTGGTGCTGACCATGCCGCTGCTGGAAGGCCTGGACGGCATCAAGAAGATGTCCAAGTCCGCCGGCAACTACATTGGTGTGGATGAAGCCCCGAACGAGATGTTCGGCAAGATCATGTCACTGTCCGACGAGCTGATGTGGCGCTACTTCGAGCTGCTGTCCCGCCGCAGCCTGGACGAGCTGGCCGCCCTCAAGCAGGAAGTGGCCAACGGCGCCAACCCCCGCGATACCAAGATCCTGCTGGCCAAGGAAATCATCACCCGCTACCACAATGAAGCGGCCGCCGAGCAGGCCCATCAGGACTTTGTGCAGCGGTTTCAAAAGAACGCCATTCCCGACGACCTGCCGGAAGTGACCCTGACCGCCGGTGCCGAAGGCATGGGCATCGCCAACCTGCTGAAGGACGCAGGCCTGGTGGCTTCAACCTCTGAAGCCCTGCGCATGATTAAGCAGGGTGCGGTCAAGGTGGACGGTGAGAAGCTGGAAGACGGCAAGCTGCAGGTGCAGCCCGGCCAGGCGGTATATCAGGTGGGCAAGCGCAAGTTCGCCAAAGTGACCGTGGCCTGA
- a CDS encoding HIT domain-containing protein, whose translation MSGFVLHERLAADGMVLGDLPLSRVLLAKDGRYPWLILVPRRADIREIHHLSEDEQQQLMRESCALGRLMETALLPDKLNVAALGNMVPQLHLHHVARFTGDDAWPGPIWGRFEASPYQNLEAEAASWRERLASLPDFVSSE comes from the coding sequence ATGAGCGGCTTTGTGTTGCACGAGCGCCTGGCGGCCGATGGTATGGTGCTGGGTGATCTGCCCCTGAGCCGAGTGTTGCTCGCCAAAGACGGCCGCTATCCCTGGCTGATCCTGGTGCCCCGGCGTGCCGATATTCGTGAGATCCATCATTTGAGTGAGGACGAGCAGCAACAGCTGATGCGCGAGTCCTGTGCCCTTGGCCGGCTGATGGAAACAGCGCTGTTGCCGGACAAGCTCAATGTGGCGGCACTGGGCAACATGGTGCCCCAGCTTCATCTGCATCATGTCGCCCGCTTTACCGGGGATGATGCCTGGCCCGGCCCCATTTGGGGTCGTTTTGAGGCCAGCCCCTATCAGAATCTCGAGGCCGAGGCGGCCAGCTGGCGCGAGCGACTGGCAAGCCTGCCCGACTTTGTGTCCAGCGAATAA
- the erpA gene encoding iron-sulfur cluster insertion protein ErpA produces MSEAVPLPIQMSDAAANKVKALIAEEENPNLKLRVYITGGGCSGFQYGFTFDESSNDGDTVIEKNGIVMVVDAMSLQYLVGGTVDYVEGLEGSRFLVTNPNATSTCGCGSSFSI; encoded by the coding sequence ATGAGCGAAGCAGTCCCCCTGCCGATCCAGATGAGTGATGCGGCAGCGAACAAGGTCAAGGCCCTGATCGCCGAAGAGGAAAACCCCAATCTGAAGCTGCGGGTCTATATTACCGGCGGCGGCTGTTCCGGTTTTCAGTACGGCTTTACCTTTGACGAAAGCAGCAACGACGGCGACACCGTGATCGAAAAGAACGGCATCGTCATGGTGGTGGATGCCATGAGCCTGCAGTATCTGGTGGGCGGCACCGTCGATTACGTGGAAGGCCTGGAAGGCTCCCGCTTTCTGGTGACCAACCCCAACGCCACCAGCACCTGCGGCTGCGGTTCTTCCTTCAGCATCTGA
- a CDS encoding glutaredoxin family protein, which produces MSLFDFFGGGASQAAEAAPAVNSPERLALYQKEWCPYCQRVKAVVAELGLELAEYDTNDSEHLQALMAGGGQRMVPCLRIEQDNGDYFWLYESADIAAYLRMHFGKDS; this is translated from the coding sequence ATGTCCCTGTTTGACTTTTTTGGCGGCGGTGCAAGCCAGGCCGCCGAGGCGGCGCCGGCGGTAAACAGCCCCGAGCGGCTGGCGCTGTATCAGAAAGAATGGTGTCCCTATTGCCAGCGTGTTAAAGCCGTGGTGGCCGAACTGGGCCTGGAACTGGCCGAGTACGACACCAATGACTCCGAACACCTGCAGGCGCTGATGGCCGGCGGTGGTCAGCGTATGGTGCCCTGCCTGCGTATTGAACAGGACAACGGCGACTATTTTTGGTTGTATGAGTCGGCGGATATTGCCGCCTACCTGCGGATGCATTTCGGCAAGGATTCATGA
- a CDS encoding trimeric intracellular cation channel family protein: MLPLVESVFYWSDLFGTAVFAFSGVLVAGRLRMDGFGVIVLAAVTAIGGGTIRDLIIGAEQVFWVANTVYLWVILGTALLGLYLVHLPRRLPWYMLPLADAFGLAIFTVIGADKALSHGTSGMVAVVMGVITGVAGGMIRDVLAREVPMVLQREIYATACILGGMLYTGSLALGLPVLLATGLGMLGTFVLRVAAIRWHLSLPAFSLTR; this comes from the coding sequence GTGTTGCCGCTGGTTGAATCGGTGTTTTACTGGAGCGATTTGTTCGGCACCGCCGTGTTCGCCTTTTCCGGCGTATTGGTGGCGGGCCGCCTGCGCATGGACGGCTTTGGCGTTATCGTGCTGGCGGCCGTGACCGCCATCGGCGGCGGCACCATTCGGGACCTTATTATTGGTGCCGAGCAGGTGTTCTGGGTGGCCAATACCGTCTACCTTTGGGTGATCCTCGGCACCGCCCTGCTGGGGCTTTATCTCGTGCATCTGCCCCGGCGCCTGCCCTGGTACATGCTGCCCCTGGCCGATGCCTTTGGCCTGGCCATTTTTACCGTGATCGGCGCCGACAAGGCCCTGAGCCACGGCACTTCGGGCATGGTGGCAGTGGTGATGGGGGTGATCACCGGGGTCGCCGGGGGCATGATTCGGGATGTGCTGGCCCGGGAAGTTCCCATGGTACTGCAGCGGGAAATCTATGCCACCGCCTGCATTCTGGGCGGCATGCTCTATACCGGCTCCCTGGCACTCGGCCTGCCGGTCCTGCTGGCTACCGGGCTGGGCATGCTGGGCACCTTTGTGCTGCGGGTGGCCGCCATTCGCTGGCACCTGTCCTTGCCCGCCTTTTCCCTGACGCGGTAA
- a CDS encoding VOC family protein — translation MFAFHHVTLNVRNLDAAEGFYRGLGFEPDYRWQDEQGVLQICHLRLGQARLELYCFRPADEPDLAALPPWAHGHRLGLRHFALQVEDLDNALSSLHGAGLLADKPTPVPGQTCERYVFIMDPDGNSVELLEAPLVEIQRPA, via the coding sequence ATGTTTGCTTTTCATCATGTAACCCTGAACGTGCGAAACTTGGATGCGGCCGAAGGGTTTTACCGGGGGCTCGGTTTTGAGCCGGATTATCGCTGGCAGGATGAGCAGGGCGTGCTGCAGATCTGTCACCTGCGCCTGGGGCAGGCGCGACTGGAGTTGTACTGTTTTCGCCCGGCGGACGAGCCGGATCTGGCGGCGCTACCGCCCTGGGCCCATGGTCATCGGCTGGGGCTCAGGCATTTCGCGTTGCAGGTGGAGGATCTGGACAATGCGTTAAGCAGCCTGCACGGTGCCGGACTGTTGGCCGACAAGCCGACCCCGGTACCGGGCCAGACCTGTGAGCGGTATGTGTTTATCATGGACCCTGACGGCAACAGCGTGGAGCTGCTGGAGGCACCCTTGGTGGAGATTCAGCGGCCGGCGTAG
- the mrcB gene encoding penicillin-binding protein 1B, translating into MAKKTTRKTRKKPVKKQRRFGWGLMLKLALVGAVLIGVFGIYLDSQVRARFEGQKWALPALVYSRPLELFPGQKLSHAQMLRELQLLNYRKVASPSRPGEYAVSNNRIEIHRRPFNFSDGAEQSRTLLLSFDGQRLSRMQNPDNGRELGYARMDPVLLDRLNVDEREDRLLVRLDQVPELLVQTLITVEDRDFYQHDGVSPLAILRALVVNIKAGRTVQGGSTLTQQLAKNFFLTQDRSLWRKVQEAYMALIIDFRYDKDEILEAYLNEVYLGQNGAKGVHGFGLASYFYFGLPINELNPDQMALLVALVKGPSFYDPWRNAERARERRDLVLRLLANEGHIDRQTYERASSRDLGLIERGRMGYGRTPAFMGLLRNELQGRFGPEFLNQNGLRIFTSLDPIAQHTAEQAVAEQIKQLRANTKRNDLEAAMVVSNWRKGEVSAVVGGADPAFAGFNRALSARRPIGSLIKPPVYALGLESGFTLASTLKDEPVTLRSEGGQVWRPKNYDRQYRGNVLLVDALAKSLNVPTVNLGMAIGLDKVVDGLRRLGVEQPIPPYPSMLLGTLELTPFEVNQLFLTLANQGLHQPLTSIRAIQDEEGELIYQHNAQARQVLEPEAGYLGLYAMTRAVAGGTAAHLAARFPNRVMAGKTGTTNDLRDAWFAGLDNEELVTAWVGRDDNGVTGLTGASGALRVYSRYLDGRGVDSLELTPPPGIDQVNFALSDGQPADPRCEQTRLLPARTHDLPPIRGCQPSLPELPSGEQVSDWLRDIFNFAR; encoded by the coding sequence ATGGCAAAAAAGACAACCCGCAAAACCCGTAAAAAGCCGGTGAAGAAACAGCGCCGGTTTGGCTGGGGGCTGATGCTCAAGCTGGCCCTGGTGGGCGCCGTATTGATTGGCGTTTTCGGCATTTACCTGGACAGTCAGGTGCGCGCCCGCTTTGAAGGGCAGAAATGGGCGCTGCCGGCGCTGGTCTACAGCCGGCCGCTGGAGCTGTTCCCGGGCCAGAAGCTGTCTCACGCCCAGATGCTGCGTGAGCTGCAGTTGCTCAACTACCGCAAGGTGGCCAGCCCGTCCCGGCCCGGCGAGTATGCGGTGAGCAACAACCGCATTGAAATTCACCGCCGGCCGTTCAACTTTTCCGACGGCGCCGAGCAGTCCCGCACCCTGTTGCTGAGCTTTGACGGCCAGCGCCTGAGTCGCATGCAGAACCCGGACAACGGCCGGGAGCTGGGCTATGCGCGCATGGATCCGGTGCTGCTGGACCGGCTCAACGTGGATGAACGGGAAGACCGGCTGCTGGTGCGCCTGGATCAGGTGCCCGAGCTGCTGGTGCAGACGCTGATCACCGTGGAGGACCGTGACTTCTACCAGCATGACGGCGTGTCACCGCTGGCGATACTGCGGGCCCTGGTGGTCAATATCAAGGCCGGTCGCACGGTGCAGGGAGGCAGTACCCTGACCCAGCAGCTGGCCAAGAACTTCTTTCTGACCCAGGATCGCAGCCTGTGGCGCAAGGTTCAGGAAGCCTACATGGCCCTGATCATCGACTTTCGCTATGACAAGGACGAGATCCTCGAGGCCTACCTCAACGAGGTCTATCTGGGCCAGAACGGCGCCAAGGGTGTCCACGGTTTTGGCTTGGCCAGTTATTTCTATTTCGGCCTGCCCATCAATGAACTGAACCCGGATCAAATGGCGCTGCTGGTGGCGCTGGTCAAGGGCCCGTCCTTCTATGACCCCTGGCGTAATGCCGAACGGGCCCGGGAGCGGCGGGATCTGGTGCTGCGTTTGCTGGCCAACGAGGGCCACATTGACCGGCAGACCTATGAGCGGGCCAGCAGTCGGGATCTGGGACTGATCGAGCGGGGCCGGATGGGCTATGGCCGCACCCCGGCCTTTATGGGCCTGCTCAGAAATGAGCTGCAGGGCCGCTTTGGTCCCGAGTTTCTCAATCAGAACGGGCTGCGCATTTTCACCAGCCTGGATCCCATCGCCCAGCACACCGCCGAGCAGGCGGTGGCCGAGCAGATCAAGCAGCTGCGCGCCAACACCAAGCGCAATGATCTGGAGGCCGCCATGGTGGTGTCCAACTGGCGCAAGGGCGAGGTCAGCGCCGTGGTGGGCGGGGCCGATCCGGCCTTTGCCGGCTTTAACCGGGCGCTGTCGGCGCGCCGCCCCATCGGTTCGTTGATCAAGCCGCCGGTTTATGCCCTGGGGCTGGAAAGCGGCTTTACCCTGGCCAGCACCCTGAAGGACGAGCCGGTGACCCTGCGCAGCGAAGGCGGTCAGGTATGGCGGCCCAAGAACTACGATCGCCAGTATCGCGGCAATGTGCTGTTGGTGGATGCCCTGGCCAAGTCCCTCAACGTGCCCACGGTCAATCTGGGCATGGCGATCGGGCTGGACAAGGTGGTGGACGGGCTGCGGCGCCTGGGTGTGGAGCAGCCGATTCCGCCCTATCCGTCCATGTTGCTGGGCACCCTGGAGCTGACCCCCTTTGAGGTGAATCAGTTGTTCCTGACCCTGGCCAATCAGGGCCTGCACCAGCCGCTCACTTCGATTCGTGCCATTCAGGATGAAGAGGGCGAATTGATCTATCAGCATAATGCCCAGGCAAGGCAGGTGCTGGAACCGGAGGCGGGCTACCTGGGACTCTATGCCATGACCCGCGCCGTGGCCGGCGGCACCGCCGCCCACCTGGCGGCGCGCTTTCCCAACCGGGTAATGGCGGGCAAGACCGGTACTACCAATGATCTGCGTGACGCCTGGTTTGCCGGCCTTGACAACGAGGAGCTGGTTACCGCCTGGGTCGGTCGGGACGACAACGGCGTCACCGGGCTGACCGGCGCCAGTGGCGCGCTGCGGGTATACAGCCGCTATCTGGATGGCCGGGGCGTGGACTCTCTGGAGCTGACGCCGCCACCAGGCATTGATCAGGTGAATTTCGCCCTCAGCGACGGCCAGCCCGCCGATCCCCGCTGTGAGCAGACCCGGCTGCTGCCGGCCCGCACCCATGACCTGCCGCCGATACGCGGCTGCCAGCCTTCCCTGCCCGAGCTGCCTTCCGGCGAGCAGGTTAGCGACTGGCTGCGGGATATCTTTAACTTCGCCCGCTGA